The Cellulophaga sp. L1A9 genome window below encodes:
- the paaD gene encoding 1,2-phenylacetyl-CoA epoxidase subunit PaaD — protein sequence MVIEMQHIDKQLIPILEKVSDPEIPVLSIMDMGVVRSAVISDTDTVHVVITPTYSGCPAMDVIGDDITAALKIAGYTATIELVLSPAWTTDWITPRGRKALEDYGIAAPLDAHADKEALLENKRIVKCTNCGSTETQLVSQFGSTACKALFKCENCQEPFDYFKCLK from the coding sequence ATGGTAATAGAAATGCAACATATAGACAAACAATTAATTCCAATTTTAGAAAAGGTATCCGACCCAGAGATTCCGGTACTTTCTATTATGGATATGGGAGTTGTTCGTTCTGCGGTCATTTCTGATACTGACACAGTACATGTTGTAATTACACCAACCTATAGTGGTTGTCCTGCTATGGATGTGATTGGAGATGATATTACAGCCGCACTTAAAATTGCAGGGTATACTGCTACAATAGAATTAGTGTTGTCACCTGCATGGACAACAGATTGGATTACCCCAAGAGGACGTAAAGCGCTTGAAGACTATGGCATTGCAGCACCATTAGATGCACATGCCGATAAAGAAGCATTATTAGAGAATAAAAGAATTGTAAAATGCACCAATTGCGGTTCTACGGAAACCCAATTGGTAAGTCAATTCGGTTCTACGGCTTGTAAGGCATTGTTTAAATGCGAAAACTGTCAAGAACCTTTTGATTATTTCAAATGTCTAAAATGA
- a CDS encoding enoyl-CoA hydratase-related protein, whose translation MSKMIMATIQKDIENNIAFLRLNRPDVYNSFNREMALQLQKELDFCASSDLVRAVVISGNGKAFCAGQDLKEVTDKELNPGFRTILEEHYAPIIEKIRNLKKPVIAAVDGVAAGAGANIALACDVVVASERTSFIQAFSGIGLVPDSGGTFFLPRLIGFQKASALAMLGDKIKAKEAERMGMIYKVFTVEAFDEEVQKIAEKMAQMPTMALGLIKQALNSSMTNSLEDQLKLETELQLKASESNDYEEGVTAFLQKRKPEFKGN comes from the coding sequence ATGTCTAAAATGATTATGGCGACTATTCAAAAAGATATAGAGAACAACATTGCTTTTTTAAGACTGAATCGACCTGATGTCTATAATAGTTTTAATAGGGAAATGGCGCTTCAATTGCAAAAAGAGCTGGACTTCTGTGCAAGTAGTGATTTGGTCAGAGCGGTGGTTATTTCTGGAAACGGAAAAGCGTTTTGTGCTGGTCAAGACCTGAAAGAGGTGACCGATAAAGAATTAAACCCAGGGTTTCGTACGATTCTAGAAGAGCACTACGCTCCGATAATAGAAAAAATCAGGAACCTTAAAAAACCCGTGATTGCTGCCGTAGATGGAGTAGCTGCAGGGGCAGGCGCGAATATAGCATTAGCCTGTGATGTTGTAGTTGCTAGTGAAAGAACAAGCTTTATACAAGCGTTCAGCGGCATTGGCTTAGTGCCTGATAGTGGCGGCACCTTCTTTTTGCCAAGACTTATTGGTTTTCAAAAAGCATCGGCCTTGGCCATGTTGGGTGACAAAATCAAGGCAAAAGAAGCGGAACGTATGGGAATGATTTATAAAGTTTTTACTGTTGAAGCTTTTGATGAAGAAGTACAAAAAATAGCTGAGAAAATGGCACAAATGCCAACGATGGCACTAGGGCTAATTAAGCAAGCATTAAACAGTTCGATGACAAATTCGCTCGAAGACCAATTGAAACTAGAAACAGAGCTGCAATTGAAGGCATCAGAAAGTAATGATTACGAGGAGGGCGTGACGGCATTTCTTCAAAAAAGAAAACCAGAATTCAAAGGTAACTAG
- a CDS encoding 3-hydroxyacyl-CoA dehydrogenase NAD-binding domain-containing protein has product MNVGVIGSGTMGSGIAQVAATSGCTVNLYDTNQAALDKAKAVLEKILLRLIEKGRIDTAEKNRIQNKISYVNQLKDLADSDLTIEAIIENLDIKKKVFIELEGYVSDDCIIASNTSSLSIASIAASLKKPDRCIGIHFFNPAPLMKLVEVIPAIQTSKEVVQKSVAIISDWKKVVAVAKDTPGFIVNKVARPFYSESLRIYDEGIASFETIDYSLKTLGGFRMGPFELMDFIGNDVNYAVTESVFASFYYDDRYKPSFTQKRLSEAGYLGRKSGRGYYDYTSISDLEKHQDKYKSSDVFLKQQILERVLAMLINEAADTLFMGIATAEDIDNAMTKGVNYPKGLLAWADEKGTDWCVTMMDKLYDEYHEDRYRCSPLLRSMSKENKTFF; this is encoded by the coding sequence ATGAATGTAGGCGTTATAGGTTCAGGAACAATGGGCAGCGGTATTGCACAAGTAGCGGCAACTTCAGGTTGCACCGTAAATTTGTATGACACCAATCAAGCGGCATTGGATAAAGCTAAAGCAGTTCTCGAAAAAATACTACTACGTTTAATTGAGAAAGGGCGAATAGATACCGCGGAGAAAAATAGAATTCAAAACAAAATCTCCTATGTGAATCAGTTAAAAGATTTAGCAGATTCAGACCTTACTATAGAGGCGATTATTGAAAATCTTGATATCAAGAAAAAAGTATTTATAGAATTAGAGGGTTACGTTTCCGATGATTGTATTATCGCTTCCAATACATCGAGCCTTTCTATTGCTTCTATAGCAGCTTCATTGAAAAAGCCAGACCGTTGTATTGGAATTCACTTTTTCAATCCTGCGCCATTAATGAAATTGGTAGAGGTGATTCCTGCTATTCAAACTTCAAAAGAGGTAGTGCAAAAATCCGTAGCGATTATTTCCGATTGGAAAAAAGTGGTAGCCGTAGCCAAAGACACTCCAGGTTTTATAGTAAACAAAGTGGCACGACCATTTTACAGTGAATCTCTTAGAATATATGATGAAGGTATTGCATCTTTCGAAACCATAGATTATAGTTTAAAAACTTTGGGAGGCTTCCGTATGGGACCATTTGAGCTAATGGATTTTATAGGAAACGATGTCAATTATGCGGTAACCGAATCCGTTTTTGCCTCTTTTTATTATGATGATCGATACAAACCTTCCTTTACACAAAAAAGACTTTCAGAAGCAGGATACCTAGGTAGAAAATCGGGTAGAGGATATTACGATTATACGAGCATCTCTGATTTAGAAAAGCATCAGGATAAATATAAAAGCAGCGATGTATTTTTGAAGCAACAAATATTGGAGCGTGTTCTGGCAATGCTTATCAATGAAGCGGCAGATACCTTATTTATGGGAATTGCTACTGCAGAGGATATTGATAATGCAATGACCAAAGGCGTAAACTACCCTAAAGGATTGTTAGCATGGGCCGATGAAAAAGGAACGGATTGGTGTGTAACAATGATGGATAAGTTATATGATGAATATCATGAAGATAGATATCGATGTAGCCCATTATTGCGAAGTATGAGCAAGGAAAATAAAACATTTTTTTAA
- a CDS encoding PaaI family thioesterase: MEGKDIPFRMLDADPFSNWLGIAILESRVGYCRVGMTIRREMLNSMGKAHGGITFSLADTAFGFTSNTHGKYAVSIETSINHIEALEEGDFITAECSLEKVKNKVGFNIIAVKKGDDLVALFKGVVYRTQKDWE; encoded by the coding sequence ATGGAAGGAAAAGATATTCCCTTTAGAATGCTAGATGCGGATCCATTCAGTAATTGGTTGGGTATAGCGATACTGGAATCTAGGGTAGGTTATTGCAGGGTAGGTATGACCATCCGCAGAGAAATGTTGAACAGCATGGGAAAAGCTCACGGTGGCATAACATTCTCTTTGGCGGATACTGCTTTTGGGTTTACCAGCAATACCCACGGTAAATATGCGGTCTCTATTGAAACATCTATCAATCATATTGAAGCATTAGAGGAAGGCGATTTTATTACTGCGGAATGTAGTTTAGAAAAAGTAAAGAATAAAGTAGGGTTTAATATCATCGCAGTAAAAAAAGGTGATGATTTGGTAGCACTATTCAAAGGTGTCGTATACAGAACACAAAAAGATTGGGAATAA
- the pcaF gene encoding 3-oxoadipyl-CoA thiolase has translation MKEAYIIDGVRTPIGSYQGTLSSVRTDDLGALVIKEIVSRNPAIPKEAYDDVIMGCANQAGEDNRNVARMSSLLAGLPFSVPGETVNRLCSSGLSAIIHANRAIKAGDGDVFIAGGVENMTRGPYVISKPSTGFGGDSRMYDSTFGWRFINPQMQRMYGTDGMGNTAENLVDKYNISREDQDTFAYGSQMKATKAQENGRLAKEIITVEIPQRKKDPIQFSKDEFVKPTTTPEILAKLRPAFKKEGGSVTAGNSSGLNDGAAATIIASEDAVRKYNLKPIARIVSSAVVGVEPRIMGIGPVEASNKALKKAGLTMADMDVIELNEAFASQALACIRAWGLADDDARINPNGGSIAIGHPLGVTGTRIAYSAALELHEQNKRYALITMCIGVGQGYAAIIERV, from the coding sequence ATGAAAGAAGCATATATTATAGATGGCGTTAGAACACCCATCGGAAGTTATCAAGGTACATTATCGTCTGTAAGAACAGATGATTTAGGGGCTTTGGTGATTAAGGAAATCGTATCAAGAAATCCAGCTATCCCAAAAGAAGCCTATGACGATGTTATCATGGGTTGCGCAAACCAAGCAGGAGAAGATAACCGTAATGTAGCGCGAATGTCTTCCTTATTAGCAGGATTGCCTTTTAGTGTTCCTGGTGAAACGGTAAATCGTTTATGTAGTTCTGGCCTATCCGCAATCATTCATGCAAATAGAGCTATCAAAGCAGGGGACGGTGATGTATTTATTGCTGGTGGTGTGGAGAATATGACACGTGGGCCATATGTCATTTCAAAACCCTCAACAGGTTTTGGTGGTGATTCTAGAATGTATGATTCTACATTCGGATGGCGATTTATCAATCCGCAAATGCAAAGAATGTACGGTACGGACGGCATGGGAAATACAGCTGAAAACCTAGTGGATAAATACAATATTTCAAGGGAAGACCAAGACACCTTTGCCTATGGTAGCCAGATGAAGGCAACCAAAGCACAGGAAAATGGTCGTTTGGCAAAAGAGATTATTACCGTTGAAATTCCACAACGTAAAAAAGACCCTATTCAATTTTCAAAAGACGAGTTTGTAAAGCCAACAACAACTCCTGAGATTTTGGCAAAACTAAGACCAGCATTTAAAAAAGAAGGCGGTAGTGTAACCGCTGGAAATTCCTCTGGATTAAATGATGGTGCTGCGGCAACTATAATCGCTTCTGAAGATGCGGTTAGAAAATATAATCTTAAGCCAATCGCTAGAATTGTAAGTTCTGCGGTGGTTGGTGTAGAACCTAGAATAATGGGTATTGGACCCGTAGAAGCATCAAATAAAGCTTTGAAAAAAGCGGGCTTGACCATGGCAGATATGGATGTTATCGAATTGAACGAGGCTTTTGCATCGCAGGCACTTGCCTGTATAAGAGCTTGGGGGTTAGCTGATGATGATGCCAGAATAAACCCAAATGGAGGTTCTATTGCCATCGGACATCCACTTGGGGTGACAGGTACAAGAATTGCCTATTCCGCAGCTTTAGAACTGCACGAACAAAACAAGAGGTACGCTTTGATTACCATGTGTATTGGTGTGGGGCAGGGGTATGCCGCAATTATTGAAAGAGTCTAA
- the paaZ gene encoding phenylacetic acid degradation bifunctional protein PaaZ → MKKSQNFVLDNWVEGKGEGIPMFDAVTGEVVSLSDTEGLNFEEILHHGRTVGGEVLRKMTFQERGNMLKSLALHLTKKKEAFYELSYRTGATRIDSWIDIEGGFGNLFANASLRKLFPNQSYHVEGEPIDLSKGGRFMGHHIMVPKRGVAIHINAFNFPIWGMLEKCACNWMAGVPAVVKPATNTSYLTEAVVKEIIASGILPKGALQLITGSARTILETVDSQDVVTFTGSASTGRLLKSNPRIINESVPFTMEADSLNSCILGEDAIPGTPEFSLFIKEVRKEMTVKCGQKCTAIRRVIVPEKLVEDVQIALGKELAKITIGDPRLKEVRMGALVSKDQVIEVKERVAELAKTAEIIYGDFEKNEIIGGNYKDGAFLSPIVLREDNPFENLRVHDTEAFGPVSTIMPYKNLEEAITLAQMGKGSLVSSIVTNDDKIAKEYTINAAAYHGRILILNRDSAKESTGHGSPLPTLVHGGPGRAGGGEEMGGLRGIKHYLQRTAIQGSPTTLTEVTGIYQPNAKYKEAAQHPFKYHWEDIQPGMSLKTHKRTFTDTDIINFANVTWDHFYAHTDITSLEGSIFEKRTAHGYFIISAAAGLFVYPNKGPVSANYGLEECRFLRPLYHNDTVYVRLTCKQKVDRDVASAEHPSGIVKWFVEVFDAEDELVAIATILTMVQKKQETLVEMTEDKITESLAKLTEASKPKWGIMTPQHMIEHLDFTYKIAAGEVQDFDIATPEKILEKVHNSLYDYEPFPKNSQFPLLEKDTLAPLQYPDLQTAIESLIKNRNGYLSYFKENPETKLKNLIFGELNKYEWYLLERKHLNHHFEQFGLI, encoded by the coding sequence ATGAAAAAGTCACAAAATTTTGTATTAGATAATTGGGTTGAAGGTAAAGGTGAAGGAATACCCATGTTCGATGCGGTAACAGGCGAAGTAGTTTCCCTTTCCGATACAGAAGGGTTGAACTTTGAAGAAATTTTGCATCACGGTAGAACGGTTGGTGGTGAAGTATTACGCAAGATGACCTTTCAAGAACGGGGTAATATGCTTAAATCCTTAGCACTACATCTCACTAAGAAGAAAGAAGCCTTTTACGAACTAAGTTATAGAACAGGAGCGACTAGAATTGATAGTTGGATAGACATTGAAGGTGGTTTTGGTAACCTATTTGCCAATGCATCCCTTCGTAAATTGTTTCCCAATCAATCGTATCATGTAGAAGGTGAACCTATAGACTTATCTAAAGGAGGCCGTTTTATGGGACATCATATTATGGTGCCTAAAAGAGGGGTAGCCATTCATATTAATGCCTTTAACTTTCCTATTTGGGGCATGTTAGAAAAATGCGCTTGTAATTGGATGGCAGGAGTGCCTGCAGTAGTAAAACCAGCAACCAACACCTCATATTTAACCGAAGCCGTAGTTAAAGAAATTATAGCTTCGGGTATCTTACCCAAAGGAGCCTTGCAATTAATTACGGGTTCTGCTAGAACTATATTAGAAACTGTAGATTCTCAAGATGTAGTCACATTTACAGGCTCTGCAAGTACAGGTAGATTGTTAAAGTCCAATCCTAGAATTATAAATGAATCGGTTCCTTTTACTATGGAAGCAGATTCTTTAAACTCCTGTATTTTAGGAGAAGATGCGATTCCTGGCACACCAGAATTTTCTTTGTTTATAAAAGAAGTGAGAAAAGAGATGACCGTGAAGTGCGGACAAAAATGTACTGCAATACGGAGGGTAATTGTTCCTGAAAAATTGGTAGAAGATGTACAAATAGCCTTAGGTAAAGAACTAGCTAAAATCACCATTGGTGACCCACGACTTAAAGAAGTAAGAATGGGAGCTTTGGTAAGTAAAGATCAAGTAATCGAGGTAAAAGAGCGTGTTGCTGAACTAGCGAAAACTGCTGAAATCATATATGGCGATTTTGAAAAAAATGAAATCATTGGTGGCAACTACAAAGACGGCGCATTTTTAAGTCCGATAGTCTTAAGAGAAGATAATCCTTTTGAAAATTTAAGGGTACACGATACTGAAGCTTTTGGTCCTGTTAGTACAATTATGCCTTACAAAAATTTAGAAGAGGCAATTACCCTAGCGCAAATGGGTAAAGGTTCTTTGGTTTCTTCAATAGTAACTAATGATGATAAAATAGCTAAGGAATATACCATTAACGCTGCGGCATATCATGGTAGAATTCTCATCTTAAATAGAGATAGTGCTAAAGAAAGTACAGGCCATGGCTCGCCATTACCAACCTTAGTACATGGTGGTCCTGGTCGTGCCGGTGGCGGTGAAGAAATGGGCGGTTTACGTGGCATAAAGCATTATTTGCAACGTACGGCAATTCAAGGCTCTCCCACTACCCTAACCGAAGTAACAGGTATTTACCAACCAAATGCTAAATACAAAGAGGCGGCTCAACATCCATTTAAATACCATTGGGAAGATATTCAACCGGGCATGTCTTTAAAGACCCATAAGCGGACTTTTACAGATACAGATATCATCAATTTTGCCAATGTTACTTGGGACCATTTTTATGCCCATACCGACATTACGTCTTTAGAGGGCAGCATTTTTGAGAAAAGAACGGCGCACGGCTATTTCATTATTTCCGCTGCCGCGGGATTATTTGTTTACCCGAATAAGGGCCCAGTTTCTGCCAATTACGGATTAGAAGAGTGCAGGTTCCTTCGTCCATTATACCACAATGATACCGTTTATGTTCGCTTGACATGTAAGCAAAAAGTAGATAGAGATGTAGCGAGTGCAGAGCATCCTAGTGGTATCGTAAAATGGTTTGTTGAAGTTTTTGATGCCGAAGATGAATTGGTGGCTATTGCTACTATTTTGACCATGGTGCAAAAGAAGCAGGAAACTTTAGTCGAAATGACTGAAGATAAGATTACAGAATCTTTAGCGAAGTTGACAGAAGCTTCAAAACCAAAATGGGGCATCATGACGCCGCAACATATGATTGAGCATCTAGATTTCACCTACAAAATAGCTGCTGGAGAAGTACAGGATTTTGATATTGCAACTCCAGAAAAGATATTAGAAAAAGTACACAATAGTCTCTATGATTATGAGCCATTTCCAAAAAATAGTCAGTTTCCGCTATTGGAAAAAGACACGCTTGCTCCTTTACAATATCCCGATTTGCAGACAGCTATTGAAAGTCTTATTAAGAATCGAAATGGCTATTTATCTTATTTCAAGGAGAACCCAGAAACAAAGTTGAAAAATTTGATTTTTGGGGAACTGAACAAATATGAATGGTATTTACTGGAACGAAAGCACTTGAACCATCACTTTGAACAATTCGGATTGATTTAG
- a CDS encoding enoyl-CoA hydratase/isomerase family protein, with the protein MENKPYVNIEVANSMGMITFYHPSHNSLPGDILAKLAQTITEAGKNDAIKVIVLKSAGDRVFCAGANFKELLAINSIEEGRQFFSGFAKVINSCRKCPKLIIGRIQGKAVGGGVGLAAAVDYCLATKYASVKLSELNIGIGPFVVGPAVERKIGVSAMSQLAINADTFQTAEWVREKGLYTEIFDTTEELDNAVVELSLKLAKYNPKAMQLLKTTFWKGTEDWDKLLAVRAEISGELVLSDFTKEKLK; encoded by the coding sequence ATGGAAAATAAACCCTACGTAAACATAGAGGTAGCCAATAGTATGGGTATGATAACTTTTTATCATCCTTCACATAATTCGCTTCCGGGAGATATTTTGGCAAAGCTTGCGCAAACCATTACCGAAGCGGGGAAAAACGATGCCATAAAAGTCATTGTTTTAAAAAGTGCTGGTGACAGAGTGTTTTGTGCCGGAGCAAATTTTAAAGAGTTACTGGCAATTAATAGTATTGAAGAGGGGCGACAGTTCTTTTCTGGTTTTGCTAAAGTCATCAATTCTTGCAGAAAATGCCCAAAACTTATAATAGGTCGTATTCAAGGCAAGGCAGTCGGAGGAGGCGTTGGATTGGCAGCAGCGGTTGATTATTGCCTAGCTACTAAGTATGCTTCTGTAAAATTAAGTGAACTAAACATAGGTATCGGTCCCTTCGTTGTAGGCCCTGCTGTAGAAAGAAAAATCGGTGTCTCAGCAATGTCGCAATTAGCTATTAACGCAGATACCTTTCAAACTGCTGAATGGGTAAGAGAAAAAGGGCTATACACCGAGATTTTTGATACAACTGAAGAATTGGACAATGCTGTTGTTGAGTTAAGCTTGAAACTTGCAAAATATAACCCTAAGGCCATGCAACTCTTAAAAACCACTTTTTGGAAAGGAACAGAAGATTGGGATAAACTTTTAGCAGTACGTGCAGAAATAAGCGGGGAATTAGTGCTTTCTGATTTTACAAAAGAGAAATTGAAATGA
- a CDS encoding transferase hexapeptide repeat family protein produces MIYSFQGYIPVVHQSSFVHPLAAVTGNVIIGKNCYIGPGAAIRGDWGQIILEDGVNVQENCTVHMFPGKSIVLKESAHVGHGAIIHGANLGKNCLIGMNSVIMDDVVIGDESIIGAMAFVPAETSIPVRSLVVGNPAKVVKQVSDEMIAWKTKGTKLYQELPKECHESLKEVAPLREVPKDLPKQDDAYRTLRESFKKK; encoded by the coding sequence ATGATTTACAGTTTCCAAGGATATATTCCTGTCGTACACCAATCTAGTTTCGTTCACCCTCTAGCAGCCGTTACCGGTAATGTAATCATTGGTAAAAACTGTTATATAGGGCCAGGTGCAGCTATTCGCGGTGATTGGGGACAAATTATTTTGGAAGACGGTGTGAACGTTCAAGAGAATTGCACGGTGCATATGTTTCCGGGTAAATCTATAGTTTTAAAAGAAAGTGCACATGTCGGCCATGGGGCGATTATCCACGGGGCGAATCTGGGAAAGAATTGTCTTATCGGTATGAATTCCGTTATTATGGACGATGTGGTAATTGGAGACGAATCCATAATTGGGGCAATGGCATTTGTGCCTGCTGAAACAAGTATTCCTGTTAGAAGTTTGGTTGTTGGAAATCCCGCAAAAGTGGTGAAGCAAGTTAGTGATGAGATGATAGCTTGGAAAACAAAAGGCACCAAACTGTATCAAGAACTGCCCAAAGAATGTCATGAAAGTCTAAAGGAGGTTGCTCCATTACGTGAAGTTCCAAAAGACCTTCCTAAACAAGATGATGCATATCGAACACTTCGAGAAAGTTTTAAAAAGAAGTGA
- the pckA gene encoding phosphoenolpyruvate carboxykinase (ATP): MTNSLKDVGITHSNINTQTSPEVLQSISIKKNMGQENSDGVLCINTGEFTGRSPNDRFIVKDDITRDKIWWGAINIPFKPEKFDALYDKVISYLNQEELYVRSCYACAHSNYQMSIRVVNEYPWSNMFAYNMFIRPTEEELKTFEPEWTVINAPGFMADPKTDGTRQHNFAILNFTKKIALIGGTGYTGEIKKGIFSALNFILPTEKNTLPMHCSANIGEKGDTAIFFGLSGTGKTTLSTDAKRKLIGDDEHGWSMDNEIFNFEGGCYAKVINLSKESEPEIYGAIKKGAILENVVLDDKGIVNYTDTSITQNTRVSYPIHHIDNIQSPSIGGNPKNIFFLTADAFGVLPPISKLTPNQAAYHFISGYTAKVAGTEAGVVEPMPSFSACFGAPFMPLHPAKYAEMLSKKMKKAGVNVWLVNTGWTGGPYGIGTRMKLKYTRAMIDAVLNGELGAYNYDNYHIHSVFGVAQPRECPGVPTDVLSPRTTWNDDKAYYEAAFKLANAFRENFKKFEAYASEEIHRGGPQRFAF; encoded by the coding sequence ATGACCAATTCTTTGAAAGACGTCGGAATTACCCATAGTAATATCAATACTCAAACTTCTCCAGAAGTGCTACAATCAATTAGCATTAAGAAAAATATGGGCCAGGAAAATTCGGATGGTGTATTATGTATCAATACAGGTGAGTTTACCGGGCGTTCTCCAAATGACCGTTTTATTGTAAAAGATGATATTACTAGAGACAAAATTTGGTGGGGGGCTATTAACATCCCTTTTAAACCAGAAAAATTTGATGCTCTATATGATAAGGTAATTTCATATTTGAATCAAGAGGAACTTTATGTTCGTAGTTGTTATGCATGTGCGCATAGCAATTACCAAATGAGTATTCGGGTTGTAAACGAATATCCTTGGTCCAATATGTTCGCTTACAATATGTTTATACGACCAACGGAGGAAGAATTAAAAACCTTTGAGCCAGAATGGACGGTGATAAATGCACCAGGTTTTATGGCAGATCCAAAAACAGATGGAACACGCCAACATAATTTTGCTATTTTAAATTTTACAAAAAAAATAGCTTTGATTGGTGGAACTGGCTATACAGGTGAAATTAAAAAAGGTATTTTTTCTGCGTTAAACTTCATACTTCCGACGGAGAAAAATACCTTGCCAATGCATTGTTCTGCTAACATAGGTGAAAAAGGAGATACCGCAATTTTCTTTGGATTATCCGGCACAGGAAAAACAACCTTGTCAACAGATGCCAAACGAAAACTTATTGGTGACGATGAGCATGGGTGGAGTATGGATAATGAGATTTTTAATTTCGAAGGCGGTTGCTATGCAAAAGTGATTAATCTATCTAAAGAAAGTGAGCCTGAAATTTACGGTGCCATTAAAAAGGGCGCTATTTTAGAGAACGTAGTATTGGATGATAAGGGTATTGTAAACTACACAGACACATCCATTACCCAGAATACAAGAGTAAGTTATCCTATTCATCATATCGATAATATTCAATCGCCTTCAATAGGGGGAAATCCAAAGAATATTTTCTTTTTGACTGCTGATGCTTTTGGGGTGTTACCTCCAATTTCGAAGTTAACACCAAACCAAGCTGCTTATCACTTTATCTCAGGTTATACCGCCAAGGTCGCTGGTACCGAAGCGGGAGTTGTTGAGCCTATGCCTTCTTTTTCTGCATGTTTCGGCGCACCGTTCATGCCATTGCATCCAGCTAAATATGCCGAAATGTTAAGTAAAAAAATGAAAAAGGCGGGTGTAAATGTGTGGTTGGTGAATACGGGTTGGACAGGCGGTCCTTACGGAATAGGTACTCGAATGAAATTAAAGTATACCCGCGCTATGATAGATGCAGTTCTCAATGGTGAGCTAGGAGCTTACAATTACGATAATTATCATATTCATTCAGTTTTCGGAGTTGCGCAGCCACGTGAATGCCCAGGTGTCCCAACAGACGTTTTAAGTCCGAGAACCACCTGGAACGATGATAAGGCCTATTACGAAGCAGCTTTCAAACTAGCGAATGCTTTTCGAGAGAATTTTAAAAAGTTCGAAGCGTACGCAAGTGAAGAAATTCATCGTGGTGGACCACAGCGCTTCGCGTTCTAA
- a CDS encoding helix-turn-helix domain-containing protein yields the protein MKGSETRFIERGTHYEFVSGNKLSVYETNTPCKNVKFYFNRYVITLMMVGHKTVKSENVHIEFYPGMIFIPEKGVEQEVTIANASLSNPTKCLVLDMAPEFLESFYEELLLEPNGFFRTKNSSISNTYNHICLNDGANIECFQRLFKSVQSSTSDQNNIIHTLMLKELLSRLFQTEAGKLLKENFKNRIKDKKVASTVHYIKTNLNNKITIDDLVAISGVGKTNLFTRFKTSIGITPVSYIMKERIELSKKLIDKSEDLRSVAFQSGFNTYEHFCNSFKKIEGMSPSSYKKSNVIWSL from the coding sequence ATGAAAGGTTCTGAGACTAGATTTATCGAAAGGGGAACGCATTATGAATTCGTTTCTGGTAATAAACTCTCGGTGTATGAAACCAATACGCCATGTAAGAATGTAAAGTTTTACTTCAACCGTTATGTAATAACATTGATGATGGTTGGACATAAAACAGTGAAATCTGAAAATGTACACATCGAATTCTATCCAGGTATGATTTTTATTCCCGAAAAAGGAGTTGAGCAGGAAGTAACTATTGCCAATGCGAGCTTATCCAATCCGACCAAATGTTTGGTTCTTGATATGGCCCCCGAATTCTTGGAATCTTTTTACGAAGAGTTATTGCTCGAACCTAACGGTTTTTTTCGAACTAAAAATAGTTCAATATCAAATACTTACAACCACATTTGCCTTAATGACGGGGCTAATATCGAGTGCTTTCAGCGATTATTTAAATCGGTTCAGTCAAGTACTTCAGATCAAAATAATATAATACATACCCTTATGCTCAAAGAGTTGCTATCAAGACTTTTTCAAACCGAGGCGGGTAAGCTCTTAAAGGAAAATTTCAAGAACAGAATTAAAGACAAAAAAGTAGCTTCTACAGTACACTACATCAAGACCAATCTGAACAATAAAATAACTATCGATGATTTGGTCGCTATTTCAGGGGTAGGAAAAACGAATCTTTTTACTAGGTTCAAAACTAGTATTGGTATTACGCCTGTGAGCTATATAATGAAAGAACGAATCGAATTATCGAAAAAGCTTATCGACAAATCAGAAGATTTGCGAAGTGTCGCTTTTCAGAGTGGTTTTAATACGTATGAGCATTTTTGTAATTCGTTTAAAAAAATAGAGGGAATGTCACCGTCTTCATACAAAAAAAGCAATGTAATCTGGTCGCTTTAA